GATTTGATCTGTATATAGTAAAATGACTCCACAGAGTTCTCCTTCCCGTTCACAAAAGAAGTGAAATTCAGATTTGGGTGGTTCAGCAAATCCTTGTCTTCTCCAAAGATCAACTTGCTGCTTACATTGGTGTCGCTGTTTCTATCCACAAGACAGTAGGAAAAGGAATGACCGTAGAGAGAATGAAGTtgagaagaaaacgaaagaggTCCTCTACCTAACCCAAGCAGACCTGAAGCACCATTGAAGAGACCTCGGTTCCAATGGCCACACCCAAACATCATGTTTTCCACCTTGTACACTGAGCTTTCTCCCTCAGTGGTCATGAGATTAACGGTGAAGGTCTCAACCGCGAAATCTCCTGTTGTGTTTGACCTGTCTCCATACCAGTAGAAATAAGGGCATGATTGGTTATCTGATTCACACTGTACTGGAGGATCGGGTGATGAGATGAGGCTGCATCTAGGGTCATTGCATGTTATGTTCTTGAACGAAGTGGATGATTTGGGGTCATAAAATGCACCGTTTTGATGGAAACAGTCGTAGCAAGGCAGGCATTGGAGCCAGTTTAAATCACTCCCGGTGTCAAGAATTAATGAAAAGTGTTTTGGTGGTGTGCCAACAAGCACATCCATGAAATATTCGCCAGAACCGTGCATCATACCAGACTGAAGAGTTGCTACCAGCTTCCCTGTTGAAGAAGCCTTTGGAGCTCCCACCAAAGAAATATCCGATGTAATCTTCTTCTTAACCTTCTCATATTTCGATTTATTAACCCGTGCGTGAAGCGTCTGAATTCTTGTGAGGTCTTGGATTTTAAGATCAACAACTGAATGTCTTGTTCcctttgtttcttgattaatcTCCCTGCGTTTTAGTTGAAGCTTCACCAAATCTCCTGTATGATCCTTGGCAGGTTCATGTTCCATGGAGGAGAAACCGCAATCGTTGcttgtggaagaagaaacagaactgAAACGCATCAGATCTTGGGAATTAAACCCGTCAAGGGATGAAGAGTTATACTCATGTTTCTCTGAAAGAGGTCTACAGTCCCCGGAAAGTGGTGAGACANNNNNNNNNNNNNNNNNNNNNNNNNNNNNNNNNNNNNNNNNNNNNNNNNNNNNNNNNNNNNNNNNNNNNNNNNNNNNNNNNNNNNNNNNNNNNNNNNNNNNNNNNNNNNNNNNNNNNNNNNNNNNNNNNNNNNNNNNNNNNNNNNNNNNNNNNNNNNNNNNNNNNNNNNNNNNNNNNNNNNNNNNNNNNNNNNNNNNNNNNNNNNNNNNNNNNNNNNNNNNNNNNNNNNNNNNNNNNNNNNNNNNNNNNNNNNNNNNNNNNNNNNNNNNNNNNNNNNNNNNNNNNNNNNNNNNNNNNNNNNNNNNNNNNNNNNNNNNNNNNNNNNNNNNNNNNNNNNNNNNNNNNNNNNNNNNNNNNNNNNNNNNNNNNNNNNNNNNNNNNNNNNNNNNNNNNNNNNNNNNNNNNNNNNNNNNNNNNNNNNNNNNNNNNNNNNNNNNNNNNNNNNNNNNNNNNNNNNNNNNNNNNNNNNNNNNNNNNNNNNNNNNNNNNNNNNNNNNNNNNNNNNNNNNNNNNNNNNNNNNNNNNNNNNNNNNNNNNNNNNNNNNNNNNNNNNNNNNNNNNNNNNNNNNNNNNNNNNNNNNNNNNNNNNNNNNNNNNNNNNNNNNNNNNNNNNNNNNNNNNNNNNNNNNNNNNNNNNNNNNNNNNNNNNNNNNNNNNNNNNNNNNNNNNNNNNNNNNNNNNNNNNNNNNNNNNNNNNNNNNNNNNNNNNNNNNNNNNNNNNNNNNNNNNNNNNNNNNNNNNNNNNNNNNNNNNNNNNNNNNNNNNNNNNNNNNNNNNNNNNNNNNNNNNNNNNNNNNNNNNNNNNNNNNNNNNNNNNNNNNNNNNNNNNNNNNNNNNNNNNNNNNNNNNNNNNNNNNNNNNNNNNNNNNNNNNNNNNNNNNNNNNNNNNNNNNNNNNNNNNNNNNNNNNNNNNNNNNNNNNNNNNNNNNNNNNNNNNNNNNNNNNNNNNNNNNNNNNNNNNNNNNNNNNNNNNNNNNNNNNNNNNNNNNNNNNNNNNNNNNNNNNNNNNNNNNNNNNNNNNNNNNNNNNNNNNNNNNNNNNNNNNNNNNNNNNNNNNNNNNNNNNNNNNNNNNNNNNNNNNNNNNNNNNNNNNNNNNNNNNNNNNNNNNNNNNNNNNNNNNNNNNNNNNNNNNNNNNNNNNNNNNNNNNNNNNNNNNNNNNNNNNNNNNNNNNNNNNNNNNNNNNNNNNNNNNNNNNNNNNNNNNNNNNNNNNNNNNNNNNNNNNNNNNNNNNNNNNNNNNNNNNNNNNNNNNNNNNNNNNNNNNNNNNNNNNNNNNNNNNNNNNNNNNNNNNNNNNNNNNNNNNNNNNNNNNNNNNNNNNNNNNNNNNNNNNNNNNNNNNNNNNNNNNNNNNNNNNNNNNNNNNNNNNNNNNNNNNNNNNNNNNNNNNNNNNNNNNNNNNNNNNNNNNNNNNNNNNNNNNNNNNNNNNNNNNNNNNNNNNNNNNNNNNNNNNNNNNNNNNNNNNNNNNNNNNNNNNNNNNNNNNNNNNNNNNNNNNNNNNNNNNNNNNNNNNNNNNNNNNNNNNNNNNNNNNNNNNNNNNNNNNNNNNNNNNNNNNNNNNNNNNNNNNNNNNNNNNNNNNNNNNNNNNNNNNNNNNNNNNNNNNNNNNNNNNNNNNNNNNNNNNNNNNNNNNNNNNNNNNNNNNNNNNNNNNNNNNNNNNNNNNNNNNNNNNNNNNNNNNNNNNNNNNNNNNNNNNNNNNNNNNNNNNNNNNNNNNNNNNNNNNNNNNNNNNNNNNNNNNNNNNNNNNNNNNNNNNNNNNNNNNNNNNNNNNNNNNNNNNNNNNNNNNNNNNNNNNNNNNNNNNNNNNNNNNNNNNNNNNNNNNNNNNNNNNNNNNNNNNNNNNNNNNNNNNNNNNNNNNNNNNNNNNNNNNNNNNNNNNNNNNNNNNNNNNNNNNNNNNNNNNNNNNNNNNNNNNNNNNNNNNNNNNNNNNNNNNNNNNNNNNNNNNNNNNNNNNNNNNNNNNNNNNNNNNNNNNNNNNNNNNNNNNNNNNNNNNNNNNNNNNNNNNNNNNNNNNNNNNNNNNNNNNNNNNNNNNNNNNNNNNNNNNNNNNNNNNNNNNNNNNNNNNNNNNNNNNNNNNNNNNNNNNNNNNNNNNNNNNNNNNNNNNNNNNNNNNNNNNNNNNNNNNNNNNNNNNNNNNNNNNNNNNNNNNNNNNNNNNNNNNNNNNNNNNNNNNNNNNNNNNNNNNNNNNNNNNNNNNNNNNNNNNNNNNNNNNNNNNNNNNNNNNNNNNNNNNNNNNNNNNNNNNNNNNNNNNNNNNNNNNNNNNNNNNNNNNNNNNNNNNNNNNNNNNNNNNNNNNNNNNNNNNNNNNNNNNNNNNNNNNNNNNNNNNNNNNNNNNNNNNNNNNNNNNNNNNNNNNNNNNNNNNNNNNNNNNNNNNNNNNNNNNNNNNNNNNNNNNNNNNNNNNNNNNNNNNNNNNNNNNNNNNNNNNNNNNNNNNNNNNNNNNNNNNNNNNNNNNNNNNNNNNNNNNNNNNNNNNNNNNNNNNNNNNNNNNNNNNNNNNNNNNNNNNNNNNNNNNNNNNNNNNNNNNNNNNNNNNNNNNNNNNNNNNNNNNNNNNNNNNNNNNNNNNNNNNNNNNNNNNNNNNNNNNNNNNNNNNNNNNNNNNNNNNNNNNNNNNNNNNNNNNNNNNNNNNNNNNNNNNNNNNNNNNNNNNNNNNNNNNNNNNNNNNNNNNNNNNNNNNNNNNNNNNNNNNNNNNNNNNNNNNNNNNNNNNNNNNNNNNNNNNNNNNNNNNNNNNNNNNNNNNNNNNNNNNNNNNNNNNNNNNNNNNNNNNNNNNNNNNNNNNNNNNNNNNNNNNNNNNNNNNNNNNNNNNNNNNNNNNNNNNNNNNNNNNNNNNNNNNNNNNNNNNNNNNNNNNNNNNNNNNNNNNNNNNNNNNNNNNNNNNNNNNNNNNNNNNNNNNNNNNNNNNNNNNNNNNNNNNNNNNNNNNNNNNNNNNNNNNNNNNNNNNNNNNNNNNNNNNNNNNNNNNNNNNNNNNNNNNNNNNNNNNNNNNNNNNNNNNNNNNNNNNNNNNNNNNNNNNNNNNNNNNNNNNNNNNNNNNNNNNNNNNNNNNNNNNNNNNNNNNNNNNNNNNNNNNNNNNNNNNNNNNNNNNNNNNNNNNNNNNNNNNNNNNNNNNNNNNNNNNNNNNNNNNNNNNNNNNNNNNNNNNNNNNNNNNNNNNNNNNNNNNNNNNNNNNNNNNNNNNNNNNNNNNNNNNNNNNNNNNNNNNNNNNNNNNNNNNNNNNNNNNNNNNNNNNNNNNNNNNNNNNNNNNNNNNNNNNNNNNNNNNNNNNNNNNNNNNNNNNNNNNNNNNNNNNNNNNNNNNNNNNNNNNNNNNNNNNNNNNNNNNNNNNNNNNNNNNNNNNNNNNNNNNNNNNNNNNNNNNNNNNNNNNNNNNNNNNNNNNNNNNNNNNNNNNNNNNNNNNNNNNNNNNNNNNNNNNNNNNNNNNNNNNNNNNNNNNNNNNNNNNNNNNNNNNNNNNNNNNNNNNNNNNNNNNNNNNNNNNNNNNNNNNNNNNNNNNNNNNNNNNNNNNNNNNNNNNNNNNNNNNNNNNNNNNNNNNNNNNNNNNNNNNNNNNNNNNNNNNNNNNNNNNNNNNNNNNNNNNNNNNNNNNNNNNNNNNNNNNNNNNNNNNNNNNNNNNNNNNNNNNNNNNNNNNNNNNNNNNNNNNNNNNNNNNNNNNNNNNNNNNNNNNNNNNNNNNNNNNNNNNNNNNNNNNNNNNNNNNNNNNNNNNNNNNNNNNNNNNNNNNNNNNNNNNNNNNNNNNNNNNNNNNNNNNNNNNNNNNNNNNNNNNNNNNNNNNNNNNNNNNNNNNNNNNNNNNNNNNNNNNNNNNNNNNNNNNNNNNNNNNNNNNNNNNNNNNNNNNNNNNNNNNNNNNNNNNNNNNNNNNNNNNNNNNNNNNNNNNNNNNNNNNNNNNNNNNNNNNNNNNNNNNNNNNNNNNNNNNNNNNNNNNNNNNNNNNNNNNNNNNNNNNNNNNNNNNNNNNNNNNNNNNNNNNNNNNNNNNNNNNNNNNNNNNNNNNNNNNNNNNNNNNNNNNNNNNNNNNNNNNNNNNNNNNNNNNNNNNNNNNNNNNNNNNNNNNNNNNNNNNNNNNNNNNNNNNNNNNNNNNNN
The sequence above is drawn from the Camelina sativa cultivar DH55 chromosome 4, Cs, whole genome shotgun sequence genome and encodes:
- the LOC104782808 gene encoding aspartic proteinase CDR1-like, yielding MRFSSVSSSTSNDCGFSSMEHEPAKDHTGDLVKLQLKRREINQETKGTRHSVVDLKIQDLTRIQTLHARVNKSKYEKVKKKITSDISLVGAPKASSTGKLVATLQSGMMHGSGEYFMDVLVGTPPKHFSLILDTGSDLNWLQCLPCYDCFHQNGAFYDPKSSTSFKNITCNDPRCSLISSPDPPVQCESDNQSCPYFYWYGDRSNTTGDFAVETFTVNLMTTEGESSVYKVENMMFGCGHWNRGLFNGASGLLGLGRGPLSFSSQLHSLYGHSFSYCLVDRNSDTNVSSKLIFGEDKDLLNHPNLNFTSFVNGKENSVESFYYIQIKSILVDGEALDDIPEETWNISSDGGGGTIIDSGTTLSYFAEPAYEIIKNKFAEKIKEKYPVFGDFHILDPCFNVSGVEENIKLPELGIAFADGAVWTFPVENTFIRLSEDIVCLAILGTPKSSFSIIGNYQQQNFHILYDTKKSRLGYAPTNCADI